One part of the Sarcophilus harrisii chromosome 5, mSarHar1.11, whole genome shotgun sequence genome encodes these proteins:
- the TMUB1 gene encoding transmembrane and ubiquitin-like domain-containing protein 1, translating to MALIEGVGDEVTVLFGTLLCLLVLGLAWISTHTSEQSDLLPQDSGTPSPTQSREAAVSTVSNSQDASGPEAPTLRQRVPNSQSEPGTVTPEAPPPSSQPGPLVLRLKFLNDSEQVARAWPQDTIGSLKRTQFPGQEHQVRLIYQGQLLGDDAQTLGSLHLPPNCVLHCHVAARAGPQHHGCPPGSETGPSGLGVGNLLLPLLLLMLTLLWYCQIQYRPFFPPTATLGLAGLTLLVSLLAFAMYRR from the exons ATGGCCCTGATTGAGGGGGTGGGGGACGAGGTGACTGTCCTTTTTGGGACACTCCTCTGTCTCCTGGTGCTGGGCCTGGCCTGGATCTCTACACACACCTCAGAACAAAGTGATCTGCTGCCCCAGGACTCAGGGACCCCCTCCCCAACACAGTCCAGAGAGGCTGCAGTATCCACAGTCAGCAACAGCCAGGATGCTTCGGGACCTGAGGCCCCCACACTGAGGCAGCGAGTACCAAACTCACAGTCAGAGCCTGGGACTGTAACCCCAGAAGCACCACCCCCCAGCTCTCAGCCAGGACCCCTGGTGCTTAGGCTGAAGTTCCTCAACGACTCAGAGCAGGTGGCGAGAGCCTGGCCCCAGGACACCATTGGCTCCTTGAAAAG GACCCAGTTTCCAGGCCAGGAACACCAGGTGCGGCTCATTTATCAAGGGCAGCTTCTCGGAGACGATGCCCAGACTCTGGGCTCCCTTCACCTCCCCCCCAACTGCGTTCTCCACTGCCACGTGGCCGCCAGAGCAGGTCCCCAACACCACGGCTGCCCACCGGGGTCAGAGACCGGCCCCTCGGGGTTGGGAGTGGGCAACCTGCTGCTGCCCCTGCTGCTTCTCATGCTGACACTGCTTTGGTACTGCCAGATCCAGTACCggcccttctttccccccaccgcCACTCTGGGCCTGGCCGGCCTCACGCTGCTGGTCAGTCTCCTGGCCTTCGCAATGTACCGCCGCTAG
- the SLC4A2 gene encoding anion exchange protein 2 isoform X3, which yields MDFLLRPQPEPEGSGPHAGPGCPPFAEPEDHELHRTLGLERFEEILQEAGSRSGDEPGRSYGEEDFEYHRQSSHHIHHPLSTHLPPDARRRKNAQGPGRKQRKRPGASPTGETPTIEEGEEDEDEVSEVETGRTAPQLSPSSTPSSVQFFLQEDDSTTDRKPEGPVPSPPPQPSHQETSPRAPKGAQPGAPAEEASGGAVGGEDGGASGRAPAKALPGHRSYNLQERRRIGSMTGAEQALLPRVPTDESEAQTLGTADLDLMKSHRFEDVPGVRRHLVRKNAKGPVQGGREGREPGPTPRTRTRPPHQPHEVFVELNELLLDKNQEPQWRETARWIKFEEDVEEETDRWGKPHVASLSFRSLLELRRTLAHGAVLLDLDQQTLPGVAHQVVEQMVISDQIKAEDRANVLRALLLKHSHPSDEKDFSFPRNISAGSLGSLLGHHHGQGAESDPHVTEPLIGGVPEIRLEVERERELPPAAPPAGITRSKSKHELKLLEKIPENAEATVVLVGCVEFLSRPTMAFVRLREAAELDAVLEVPVPVRFLFLLLGPSSANMDYHEIGRSISTLMSDKQFHEAAYLADEREDLLTAINAFLDCSVVLPPSEVQGEELLRSVAHFQRQMLKKREEQGRLLPMGAGLEPKSPQDKALLQMAEAAGGGDDDDPLRRTGRPFGGLIRDVRRRYPHYLSDFRDALDPQCLAAIIFIYFAALSPAITFGGLLGEKTEDLIGVSELIMATALQGVIFCLLGAQPLLIIGFSGPLLVFEEAFFSFCRSNGLEYLVGRVWIGFWLVLLALLMVALEGSFLVRFVSRFTQEIFAFLISLIFIYETFFKLIKIFHEHPLHGCIVPNGSESAQVENKTWTDVMVVLRNDSMPSKKEGRKMQGQPNTALLSLVLMAGTFFIAFFLRKFKNSRFFPGRIRRVIGDFGVPIAILIMVLVDYSVEDTYTQKLSVPSGFSVTAPEKRGWVIHPLGKNGDFPVWMMIASFLPAILVFILIFMETQITTLIISKKERMLQKGSGFHLDLLLIVAMGGLCALFGLPWLAAATVRSVTHANALTVMSKAVAPGDKPKIQEVKEQRVTGLLVAVLVGLSMVIGDLLRQIPLAVLFGIFLYMGVTSLNGIQFYERLHLLLMPPKHHPDVTYVKKVRTLRMHLFTALQLLCLAILWAVMSTAASLAFPFILILTVPLRMVLLTRIFTEREMKCLDANEAEPVFDEREGVDEYNEMPMPV from the exons GAAGACGAGGATGAGGTCAGTGAAGTGGAGACTGGTCGCACAGCTCCCCAGCTGTCTCCAAGCTCCACCCCTAGTTCTGTCCAG TTCTTCCTCCAGGAGGATGATAGTACCACAGACCGAAAACCTGAGGGACCTGTTCCTTCTCCCCCACCACAACCCTCCCACCAAGAAACGAGCCCCAGAGCCCCCAAAGGGGCCCAGCCTGG GGCTCCGGCAGAAGAGGCATCCGGAGGTGCCGTGGGGGGCGAGGATGGGGGAGCCTCAGGGCGGGCTCCTGCCAAGGCCCTACCTGGGCACCGCAGCTACAACCTGCAGGAGCGCCGCAGAATCGGGAGCATGACAGGGGCGGAGCAGGCCTTGCTGCCCCGCGTGCCCACGGATGAGAGTGAGGCCCAAACCTTGGGCACGGCTGACCTGGACCTCATGAAAA GTCACCGCTTTGAGGATGTCCCGGGTGTTCGGCGCCACTTAGTGAGGAAGAATGCCAAGGGGCCTGTGCAGGGCGGCCGGGAGGGGAGAGAGCCCGGCCCCACGCCTCGGACTCGGACCCGGCCTCCCCACCAGCCCCATGAG GTGTTTGTGGAGCTGAATGAGCTCTTGCTGGACAAGAACCAGGAGCCTCAGTGGAGAGAGACTGCACGCTGGATCAAGTTTGAGGAGGATGTGGAGGAGGAGACTGACAGATGGGGAAAGCCCCATGTTGCCTCACTCTCCTTCCGAAGCCTCCTGGAACTTCGGAGAACCCTGGCTCACG GGGCAGTCCTCCTAGACCTGGATCAGCAGACACTGCCAGGGGTGGCACACCAGGTGGTAGAACAAATGGTCATCTCTGACCAGATCAAGGCTGAGGACCGAGCCAATGTGCTTCGGGCCCTGCTTCTGAAACACAG ccatCCAAGTGATGAGAAAGATTTCTCCTTTCCCCGGAACATTTCTGCCGGCTCGTTGGGGTCCCTGCTTGGGCATCACCATGGCCAGGGGGCTGAGAGTGACCCCCATGTCACCGAACCTCTGATTGGGGGTGTTCCTGAGATCCGTCTGGAGGTAGAGAGAGAG CGGGAGCTGCCTCCTGCTGCCCCTCCTGCAGGTATAACTCGGTCCAAGTCCAAACATGAGCTAAAGCTGCTGGAAAAAATTCCTGAGAACGCAGAGGCCACTGTGGTGCTCGTAG GCTGTGTAGAGTTCCTGTCGCGCCCCACCATGGCCTTTGTGAGGTTGCGGGAGGCTGCTGAGCTGGACGCTGTTCTCGAAGTGCCCGTGCCCGTGCGCTTCCTCTTCCTGCTCCTGGGACCTAGCAGTGCCAACATGGACTACCATGAGATCGGCCGCTCCATCTCCACCCTCATGTCCGACAAG CAATTCCATGAAGCGGCCTACCTGGCAGACGAGAGGGAAGACCTGCTGACGGCCATCAATGCCTTCTTGGATTGCAGTGTGGTGCTACCCCCCTCCGAGGTGCAGGGCGAGGAGCTCCTCCGATCTGTTGCCCACTTCCAGCGGCAGATGCTCAAGAAGCGCGAGGAGCAGGGCCGGCTGTTGCCCATGGGTGCTGGGCTGGAGCCCAAGTCCCCCCAGGACAAGG CGCTCCTACAGATGGCGGAAGCAGCCGGGGGAGGGGACGATGATGATCCTCTTCGGCGTACGGGCCGGCCCTTCGGAGGGCTGATCCGGGACGTGCGACGGCGTTATCCTCACTACCTGAGTGACTTCCGAGACGCGCTGGACCCCCAGTGTTTGGCAGCCATCATCTTCATCTACTTTGCTGCCCTGTCCCCTGCCATCACCTTTGGGGGGCTACTCG GAGAAAAGACAGAGGATCTCATTGGTGTGTCCGAGCTCATCATGGCCACAGCTCTCCAGGGGGTGATCTTCTGCCTGCTGGGCGCCCAGCCTTTGCTCATCATTGGCTTTTCTGGGCCCCTGCTGGTCTTTGAGGAAGCCTTCTTCTCG TTTTGCCGTTCCAATGGCCTGGAATACCTGGTGGGTCGAGTGTGGATCGGGTTTTGGCTGGTGCTCCTGGCTCTGTTGATGGTGGCACTAGAGGGCAGCTTCCTCGTCCGCTTCGTCTCCCGATTCACCCAGGAGATCTTTGCTTTCCTCATCTCCCTCATTTTCATTTATGAGACCTTCTTCAAGCTGATCAAG ATCTTCCACGAACACCCACTCCATGGCTGCATTGTCCCAAATGGCTCTGAGTCAGCACAAGTAGAGAATAAAACATGGACAGATGTCATGGTAGTGCTGAGAAATGACAGTATGCCTAGTAAAAAGGAGGGCCGGAAAATGCAAGGTCAGCCCAATACAGCTCTGCTGTCCCTAGTGCTCATGGCCGGGACCTTCTTCATTGCCTTCTTTCTTCGAAAGTTCAAGAACAGCAGATTCTTCCCTGGAAGG ATCCGAAGAGTGATTGGAGACTTTGGGGTTCCCATTGCAATTCTCATTATGGTGCTGGTGGATTACAGTGTTGAAGACACCTATACCCAG AAGCTGAGTGTTCCCAGTGGATTCTCAGTGACAGCTCCTGAAAAACGGGGCTGGGTCATCCATCCTCTGGGCAAAAATGGGGACTTTCCTGTTTGGATGATGATTGCCAGCTTTCTGCCTGCCATCCTTGTGTTCATCCTCATCTTCATGGAGACTCAGATCACAAC GCTGATCATCTCCAAGAAGGAACGCATGCTGCAGAAAGGCTCTGGCTTTCACCTGGACCTGCTGCTGATTGTGGCCATGGGAGGTCTTTGTGCCCTCTTTGGTCTGCCCTGGCTGGCTGCTGCTACTGTCCGCTCTGTCACACATGCTAATGCACTTACCGTCATGAGCAAAGCTGTGGCCCCGGGGGACAAGCCCAAGATCCAGGAAGTCAAGGAGCAGAGGGTGACAGGGCTCCTGGTGGCTGTGCTTGTGG GCCTCTCCATGGTGATTGGGGACCTGCTGCGTCAGATCCCCCTGGCCGTGCTCTTCGGGATCTTCCTCTACATGGGCGTCACCTCCCTAAACGGTATCCAGTTCTACGAACGGCTGCACCTGCTGCTTATGCCACCTAAGCACCACCCTGATGTCACCTACGTCAAGAAG GTTCGGACCCTTCGGATGCACTTATTCACAGCCTTGCAGCTCTTGTGCCTGGCCATCCTCTGGGCTGTCATGTCCACGGCCGCCTCTCTCGCCTTCCCTTTCATCCTCATCCTCACTGTGCCACTCCGGATGGTGCTGCTCACACGCATcttcacagagagagagatgaaatgc TTGGATGCTAATGAGGCGGAGCCAGTGTTCGATGAGAGGGAGGGCGTGGATGAGTATAACGAGATGCCCATGCCGGTGTAG